GAACAGTGTGGGTTGAGCCAACAACACGAAGGGACGCTCCGAATGATGTCCGTGCCGAGTTTCGTACTCCGATTGCGCAACCTGTTGCATGGTTCCGCCAAGATGAACTGTCGCTGCTCTCGCGCACTCCCTGGCTTTCCACGGAATCGGCGCCGATAATGCGTAATCGACTTTGAATGCTGCTGGCCCATATCGGTAACTCTGCAAGAGGCGTTTATATGCCGGACTAAAGCGCTCCCCGGCAATCTGCAGGAGCTGTCGCGGTGTGACATCGCAAAGTGCAACGGTGAAATCACGGAGCGAATTTACGTCTGTCACGCGCCGCGATACTGTCACTGTTCCCCCAACCTTCTGCAGGTAACCGATCAGAGCATTCGTGATCGACTGTGATCCGCCACACGGAATCGGCCAGCCCACTGCGTGCGCGGTGATGCCGAAGATCAGTCCCACAGCGGCGGTCATAGGTTCGTCGAGCGCAAGAAAAGAGTGTGCCGCCAAACCGGCGAACAGCGCTCTTGTGCGTTCGCTTTGGAAACAGCGGTTGGCCAGGAATTGCGCCGAAGGCAGGCCATGAAGCCCGAATTTAGCCAGCCGCAGCGGATGCCGCGGAATACGTAGTAAAGGGCTGAGAAGATCGGGAGCCACTTCCGGCCAGCATCCTGCAAGCGGACCGATCAGCTTCCGCCAGGCTTGCCCGTCCTCGCCGAATTCGCGTACCGCGTCGGAAAGATTGCGTTCCAGCAAGACAGCAGTGCCATCATCCAGCGGATGAGCGACAACAGACGGCGAGTGAATCCATCCGAGCCCGTGTTCCCGAAGTGGGAGAGAGGAAAAGAACGGTGATCCGACTGCCATCGGATGCACAGCCGACCCGAAGTCGTGATGGAAGCCGGGCAGCGTGAGCTCCATGGTGCGCGCACCGCCTCCGGCTTGTGCCTCAGCTTCGAAAACTTCGACCTGCATTCCGGCTCGCGCGAGGACGATGGCAGCCGCAAGTCCGTTTGGCCCTGCTCCGATGACAACTGCGCGTGAGTTTGGCGCAGCCGGATTTCTCGAGGCGTGGGCGTCGCCTACGGCCATCGGCAGGTCACGACGCGCGTTTCGGTGTAGAACTTCACGCCGTCTTTGCCGAGCGCGTGCAAATCTCCGAAGAACGATCCTTTCCAGCCGGTGAACGGAAAGATCGCGACCGGAGCTGGAACACCAACATTGATGCCGACCATTCCTGTTTGTACTTTCGCGCTGAACTCGCGAGCAACTTGTCCCGATCTGGTGAAGATTGAAGAAGCGTTGCCGTACTCCGAGCCGTTCACGATATCAATCGCTTCTTCAAGGGTCTTGGCCCGCACTACGGACAGAACGGGGCCAAAAATTTCTTCGCGAGCAATGCGCATGGAGGGACTCACGTGATCAAAAATAGTCGGACCGACGAAGTAGCCGTCGGAGTCGCAGCAGGAATCTTTACGTCCATCGCGCGCCAGCTTCGCTCCTTCTTTCTCCCCGACTTCGATGTAGCTGAGGATGCGCTTCTTGGCCTCACTGTTGATGATCGGTCCCATGATGGTGTCGCGCTCGGAACCGTCGCCAACTTTCATATCGTCGGAGGCTTTTTTCAGAGCAGCGAGTAGCGGGTCTGCGGCTTCGCCGACCGCAACCACCACGCTGGTTGCGACACAGCGTTCGCCGGCGCATCCGAACGATGAAGACATGATGGTGGCGGCCGAATGCTTCATGTCGGCATCCGGCATCACCACCGAATGGTTCTTCGCTCCACCCAGCGCCTGCACGCGTTTTCCATTCGCAGCCGCCGTGGTGTAGATGTACTTCGCCACTGGACTCGAGCCCACAAACGAAACCGCTTTCACGCGCGGATCGGTTAACAGCCGATCGACAACATCCTTCGTTCCGTGCACCAGGTTCATGACTCCAGCCGGCAGCCCGGCGTCATGCACTAGCTCCAGGAGGCGCACCGCAGATCGTGGCACGCGCTCGGAAGGCTTGAGCACAAAGGTATTTCCACACGCGATGGCGACAGGGAACATCCAAAGCGGAACCATGAGTGGGAAGTTGAATGGCGTGATTCCTACGCAAACGCCCAGCGGATGGCGCGTGGACCATCCATCCACATCGGAGCCCACGTGCTCCACCGTCTCGCCCATCATCAGACTCGATACGCCGCATGCAAACTCGACGCATTCCAGCCCACGCTGAAACGATCCGCGCGCTTCATCGTAAACTTTGCCGTTTTCCTCGATAATGAGCGCGATCAGTTCGTCGGCATGCTTTTCCATGAGCTCATGGAAATGGAAAAGCACGCGGCACCGGTTGAGGACGGGCATGGCGCTCCAGGCGGGAAACGCCGCCTGGGCTGCTCCGATTGCTGCCGAGACTTCATCGGGCGTGCACAACGGAATTTCAGCAACCGGCTCCCCAGTTGCTGGATTGTGTTGGATGAGAACTTCTCCGCGAGAAATCTGCGGCTTACCGTTGATGTAAATCGGACAAGACTTGAGCTGGGTGGCAATGGCACTGCTGGACATGATTCGCCCCTCAACGAACCTACGAATGTTAGGCCGAAGAAGACGAGGAATCAACCCGCGAAGAACTGGGTGCCAACCGACGCTTGGTCGCCCATTTTGGCACAGCTGGAACTGAGAGCTGAAGAAACTCCAGAGTAGCTGAATTGCCTCTGCAATCGCGTGAGGAGCGTCTTTTGTGCTCACTCACGCAGTTGCAGACGTTACTTTGCTTCGGCCTTTTGGGCTTTCACCAACTCCGTGCCGAGCGCGTCGGCAGTATCGGCTTCACCGAGCCGTGCTAATGCGCGATTGATGTCCGCCTCTTTATCCACCAGGTTGCGCAAGCGGTTTTTAAGGTACGCCCACAACGTCGGAATGTTCGTGTCGTACCAGCAAGACTCGTACATGTGCGGCGACAATCCGCAGATGATGCGGAAGCCGGTGTGTACGAGATGCGGTGACACCAGCATCGCTGCCGCCAACCGGTGATTGCCTTCGAGAATCGTCAGCGGCTGTTCTTCGTCGACGCCAATCAGCAGTACAGCGGAGTTCACCGAATCGCGCTGCAGGCGATAGCGGAGCAGTTGGATTTTCGAGAACGCCGGATCTGATTTGGCGATCGCCGACCCGCGAATACGCTTCACAATCTCGCTCAGCAGGAAGCTGCCGTCAGAGATCTTGCGCCAGTGTGCGCGCGGGAAGACGCGAATGCGTCTCAGATCTTCGGCATCGATTTCGGCTTCATGCCAGACGGTGTCGCGCGGAACTTCGCGCCACATGTGTCCGCGGCGGCGATAGAGCAGCGCGCGGCGAACTGCGTTTTGCGCTTCGTCGGCCAGATCCGGATCGAGTACGATCGCTTCATACTGATCGCGGTCGCGATCATATTCTTTTTGATAAAACTCATTCTTCAGAAACTCAGCAATAACTTCTGCCTCGGTTATGCGGCGCTTGAGAATCATGCGACCTCCTTCCATCGCAAACTTCTGATGGAACGCAAAAATGGGAGTGAAACTACGAGCAGCATCAGCAGCATCAGCACGATCTGCACGACAATCACCTGTCGCAAACTGGAATGAAGCATGTAGATCAGCAAGACCAGCGCTCCGCTGAATATCAGTTGTACCCAGCCTGTATTCGCAATCTTGCGGGACATTTCATAGGTCATGAGCACGACAGCCAGGGCATACAGTCCGGTAGCTACCGCGTACAGACTTAGCAAGGGCTCGGCGGAGCGGAAGCCTTCGCCGAGTATGAGGTGAATGATGAATCCTGGGAAGAGCGCCAGGACGACTACGAACGCGAGCGACATCAGCAACACGATCATGAAGGGCAGCAGCAGCACGTGAACCTTGTTCTGATCGTCTTTTGCCGCGGCGCTGATCGGGAACATGGCACTGACGATCGACCAGGCCGCGAAGTAGAGCACACGTCCAACCAGGGCGACCGCCGCGTACAAGCCGGCCAGTTCTGAAGCAAAAAAATGCTTCACAAGGATGATGTCGATGTTGTTGATCACTACTTGTCCGACAAAGAAGACGATTGCCTGCATCCCCTCACGGAAAGATGCAGGAACGAGCGTCTTGCTGCCTGCGTCATCTTGTGCCTTGGGACTTCGGATGAGGACGGCGGCGAGAATTGACGCTGAGATCGCGCCGACGGCACCCATCACTCCATAGCCGAGTTCCACCAGTAGGATGGCGCAGGCCAATTTGGAACCAGCCTCAAGGATGTAATTCCGCGATAATGCGCCGAATGCGCACAATCCCTGCATGTTGCCGCGCTTAACACCCAACGGTGTATAGAAAGCCATTCCCAAGGCGAAAACAGCGAGCACCCAGGAGTTTGGCATCTGCAGATACGCGGCAACCGGCTTCTGCGCGAGCGTCAGTCCAATGGCGATTGCAATGCCAACAATCCACGCGCGCTTTCGCAGCCCATGAAAAACCGCTAACTTTCCGAATGTGCTCTCATTGCGCGCAACGAATTTTGCGCAGACCATCTGGAAAGAGAGGCTCACGGCAGAGGCGAGCATCAGCAGCGTGACCACTGCAGCCACTTGTGCAAACAGCGATGGGCCAAGCAGGCGGGCCATCGAGACGTTAAACCCGAAGTTGATGGCTGCCACCAGCACTGAGCCAACCAGCATTACGATGCTTCCGCTCAAAACGCGCGATGCGGCTCCGCGCTCGCGCCAATCATTTAAGCGCCATCGCCAGCCATTGCGAAGGGGAAGGGAAATTGTTTCGGAACCCGAGTTCATCTGCTGCTTACGTGCTGCTGCTTTGGATGTAGAAAACCGTCAACAAGGTTTCTGCAGTGATTGCTGGAGCTGGGATGGGAGTCGGTAACGTTTGCGGTAGCGAATGGGCCTGGCTTATACCGACACCCATCCGTTACCGAGGACGGTACGGACGTGAACTTGTTAAGCCGCCAACCTCTCTGTAGATACTGGCTGCTGAAAGACCGGAATGGGACGCATCGCGTTGGGCAAAAAGCCGGAGAAGCTGCGTGCTGCTTCGGTTGATGTCTCGTAAATTTCGAACATCCTGTCCGTGCGCGTGAGTTCCAGCACCATCGCGGCTTGCGGCGAGAGTGAGGCCAGCTTGAGATCGCCGTCGCGCTTCATGACCTCGGAGACGCAGTGCAGGAGCATCTCGACGCCGGCGGCATCCAGCTGTCGTACTGCAGAAAGATCGAAGACAAGCTGCGGACGATCGGCGCTGAGGAATGGCTGTACATCCGAAAGAAACTTGCGAGCTTCGCGCTGGTTTACTTTCTCGGGCATGCGTTTCACGACTACGGGCCTGCTGAGTTCCATCTATTCCCTCACTCTGGCAATCACACTTGAAGTCAACGCCGCGTGCTCCTGCACGGCAGGGCGAGTTACTGCAGCGGCATCAAAGCCGGACGGACACTCGACTTCGGCAGGCGCCGGCTTGGGCTTGGAGCCGCCAATAAAGCTGCGAATGAACTGACGCGGAATGAATGTCGCGAGGTTGGCGGCATCCTGTAAGGTACGCAACGCCGACGCTGCAGGCACGGCTGAGACCAGGCTCTTGTCTTCCACCTCAAGCTCGGCTCGGTACTTCATACTCACGATTCGCTTGTTTCCCAGGATGGAATGACTCAAATCCAATCCGGCGCCCAAATAAGAAAGCGGCAGCAACGTGCTGGCTTCTACAACGCTGCCGCAATCGACGACGCTGTGATGTTCGATGGCACTACCGCGAGTAATCAATGCGCCTTTGCGGACTTTGCTGTAGGGTCCGACGTAACACGGAGCCACAAGCCGCACGCTGCGATGGACTCTCGCACCGGTTCCGATCCAAATGCCTGGACGAACCTGCTCGCCCGCCGGCTGAATCGACGTCTTCAACGAAAAGCTGTCGAGCACGAGGCGGTGAAAGTCGGCGGCATTCCGCAGCGAATTGACGTACCCGCGCGTCATGAATGGCTTGGCCGATACGCGCATCTTGACCAGCTTGCTGCGCAAGAGGAAGGCAGCATCGTTGCGGCGGGAAGAGGAGAGCACGAAGAAATCCAGTGCTCCGTTCTCTTGCGCTACCTGCGTGACATGATTGCGTTGATCGAGATGAAATTGAATGAGTGGATCGATTTCAATTTCGGTGTAAGTTCCGAGCCTGACCAGCAGGACAAGATCGGCGCCAGAGTGCACGAATTCGTCGAACTGTTCTTCCGCTTCCCGCCAGGCTTGCTGAGCTGAAACATCCTTCCACTTCAGGTCGGAGCGGCGCGCGTCCTCGACCAGCGGCGAGGAGCATTCGCCAGTGTTGAGCACCGCAATGGAATCTATTCCGGCCTTTTTCAGCCGATCGACAAAGCGATGCAGGAGAGGCTTTCCGAGAACGGGAAGCAACGAAAGCGGCACGCCAGAGAAGCTCTCTCGATCAGGCGAAGCTGCAGCGACATCGCTTGCATCCGGATTCCCGATGAGGAGAATTGCTCTTACATCCATTGCCCCCTCCGGAGCTCGAGCCTGCGAGCACTGTTCGAAGGTGCAAATCGAAAAAATCGATCCGAGTTGCGGTGGTCGTGATCACGCGACGGCAGATACAAAAGCGCTAACACGCAAGCTTTACTCATCGGGCCCCTCTGGCTCGTTAAAATAACGTCAGACGAATAACTGGAACGATTTCTGTCTGTCCGCTGCCAGCTAAGTTAAAGAAATTTTGTTGTTGCACGCCGACCGAGAATCGAATCGGATACTCGACCGGAAACTCACCTAGTCCATCACGCTGGTTCTGGCGTAAGGGCTTTAGGTAAGAGATGTAAATTCCACTCTGCACGTTGTCATAAGCGTGCAGCAAAGGATCTTTGCCGCGGCCGGATTGCCAGGCAAAGTTGCCGTCTACCGTCCACTTCTCTGTCGGCCGGTATTCAAACGTTGCCGCCGGCATAAAAGCTTCAGCACGCGCATATTGCGGCGCTTCAACTCTCCATGAACGAATCATTTGCACCATCGGTGTAAGCGTCAGCTTTTGCCCGAATTGGCGCTGGAATCCGACGTAAGAAGAAGTCGAGAAGAACTCGCTGACCACGGGATTGAACTGCAAATCGCGAATGGTGTAGCCGGTAACCAGCGCGTTCTTACCCCAAGGGCGGCCGACCGTGAAATCAAGGCGCGCTCCCTTCTCTCCTGAGCTGAGATGCTGCAGCGTGAACGGACCAGACTCGTGGTAGGCCATTCCGCGAATGGTGAGCGCATTGAACAGCGGGCTCGACGACATATACGCGAACTGCCGGAACAGGTTTTGATTGACATCGAACTTCGTCCGCTCATTGCTATCGCGGCGCACCGTGAACTGCAGTCCAGTGTTGAACGCGAACTTGGCCGAGCCAAGCCGTAGGACAGGATTGATGCCGCCGTTCAGGTTGTAGTTGTTAGTGTCCGTGGCAACAACTCGTGACGCAAAGGGCAGAGAGTAGTTGCCGGCGTAGTGATCCAGCTGAAAAAAGCCGCTCACAACCGGAATTCCCGGTCCGGGATGATATCGGTAGCCCTGCGTGAATTGCGTCTCAACCAGTCGACGGCCGGTGGGTAGCTGGCTGGTGTTGCCGCTCAATCCTGCAAGCCGCGCATCGGTCGTGTAGATGGTGGAATCATCGAAGACCGGAGCAATGGAAAAATCGGA
This genomic interval from Terriglobales bacterium contains the following:
- a CDS encoding NAD(P)/FAD-dependent oxidoreductase gives rise to the protein MAVGDAHASRNPAAPNSRAVVIGAGPNGLAAAIVLARAGMQVEVFEAEAQAGGGARTMELTLPGFHHDFGSAVHPMAVGSPFFSSLPLREHGLGWIHSPSVVAHPLDDGTAVLLERNLSDAVREFGEDGQAWRKLIGPLAGCWPEVAPDLLSPLLRIPRHPLRLAKFGLHGLPSAQFLANRCFQSERTRALFAGLAAHSFLALDEPMTAAVGLIFGITAHAVGWPIPCGGSQSITNALIGYLQKVGGTVTVSRRVTDVNSLRDFTVALCDVTPRQLLQIAGERFSPAYKRLLQSYRYGPAAFKVDYALSAPIPWKARECARAATVHLGGTMQQVAQSEYETRHGHHSERPFVLLAQPTLFDSTRAPEGKHIAWAYCHVPNGSTFDMLPRLEAQIERFAPGFRDCVLARRVFKPADLESMNPNLVGGDINGGLADWRQFILRPTWRYYTTPAKDIYICSASTPPMGGVHGMCGYNAAQVALRNLKRLT
- a CDS encoding CoA-acylating methylmalonate-semialdehyde dehydrogenase, whose amino-acid sequence is MSSSAIATQLKSCPIYINGKPQISRGEVLIQHNPATGEPVAEIPLCTPDEVSAAIGAAQAAFPAWSAMPVLNRCRVLFHFHELMEKHADELIALIIEENGKVYDEARGSFQRGLECVEFACGVSSLMMGETVEHVGSDVDGWSTRHPLGVCVGITPFNFPLMVPLWMFPVAIACGNTFVLKPSERVPRSAVRLLELVHDAGLPAGVMNLVHGTKDVVDRLLTDPRVKAVSFVGSSPVAKYIYTTAAANGKRVQALGGAKNHSVVMPDADMKHSAATIMSSSFGCAGERCVATSVVVAVGEAADPLLAALKKASDDMKVGDGSERDTIMGPIINSEAKKRILSYIEVGEKEGAKLARDGRKDSCCDSDGYFVGPTIFDHVSPSMRIAREEIFGPVLSVVRAKTLEEAIDIVNGSEYGNASSIFTRSGQVAREFSAKVQTGMVGINVGVPAPVAIFPFTGWKGSFFGDLHALGKDGVKFYTETRVVTCRWP
- a CDS encoding oligosaccharide flippase family protein; the protein is MNSGSETISLPLRNGWRWRLNDWRERGAASRVLSGSIVMLVGSVLVAAINFGFNVSMARLLGPSLFAQVAAVVTLLMLASAVSLSFQMVCAKFVARNESTFGKLAVFHGLRKRAWIVGIAIAIGLTLAQKPVAAYLQMPNSWVLAVFALGMAFYTPLGVKRGNMQGLCAFGALSRNYILEAGSKLACAILLVELGYGVMGAVGAISASILAAVLIRSPKAQDDAGSKTLVPASFREGMQAIVFFVGQVVINNIDIILVKHFFASELAGLYAAVALVGRVLYFAAWSIVSAMFPISAAAKDDQNKVHVLLLPFMIVLLMSLAFVVVLALFPGFIIHLILGEGFRSAEPLLSLYAVATGLYALAVVLMTYEMSRKIANTGWVQLIFSGALVLLIYMLHSSLRQVIVVQIVLMLLMLLVVSLPFLRSIRSLRWKEVA
- a CDS encoding STAS domain-containing protein, which produces MPEKVNQREARKFLSDVQPFLSADRPQLVFDLSAVRQLDAAGVEMLLHCVSEVMKRDGDLKLASLSPQAAMVLELTRTDRMFEIYETSTEAARSFSGFLPNAMRPIPVFQQPVSTERLAA